In Massilistercora timonensis, the following are encoded in one genomic region:
- a CDS encoding creatininase family protein has product MSNFIYENTWEENQEAMKTKKLAIIPVGSSEQHGPALPVGTDWIIADYLARRVGEKTDKGLVTPVFPYGHALYHADFAGTMAVSQTTLAQYVKEVCDCLISYGFTHFLFLNGHGGNNNALYDVGQYLRLKNIPVANIQWFEVAGDLKSEWGLIGHGDITETAVMMHINPDIVKVERAHIPDNQKIGNIQFLDLHRGEFEGGSVYLNLRTRDVTKTGDLIEFGHSAGVDYSRSAREATAELGKEVCDAVVDYTLRFIDEFVNFEFDFKK; this is encoded by the coding sequence ATGAGCAACTTTATCTATGAAAACACCTGGGAAGAAAACCAGGAAGCAATGAAGACTAAGAAACTGGCCATCATCCCTGTTGGAAGCTCCGAGCAGCACGGTCCCGCGCTCCCGGTTGGCACAGACTGGATCATCGCCGACTATCTGGCAAGAAGAGTGGGAGAAAAGACAGACAAAGGCCTTGTAACTCCTGTCTTCCCCTATGGACACGCCCTCTACCACGCGGATTTCGCCGGAACCATGGCCGTCTCCCAGACCACTCTGGCTCAGTATGTAAAGGAAGTCTGTGACTGCCTGATCTCCTACGGATTCACACATTTTCTCTTCCTGAACGGCCACGGCGGCAACAACAACGCCCTCTATGATGTAGGCCAGTACCTTCGTCTGAAGAATATACCAGTAGCAAACATCCAGTGGTTTGAAGTGGCCGGCGACCTGAAGTCGGAATGGGGCCTGATCGGGCACGGCGACATTACCGAGACAGCCGTTATGATGCACATCAACCCTGACATTGTGAAGGTAGAAAGAGCCCATATCCCGGACAACCAGAAGATCGGCAACATCCAGTTCCTGGATCTGCACCGTGGAGAATTCGAAGGCGGCTCCGTCTATCTGAACCTGCGCACCAGAGACGTTACAAAGACCGGCGACCTGATCGAGTTCGGTCACTCCGCCGGCGTTGACTATTCCAGGAGCGCCCGCGAGGCCACGGCAGAACTTGGCAAAGAAGTCTGCGACGCGGTAGTGGATTACACGCTTCGGTTTATCGATGAATTTGTAAACTTTGAATTCGACTTCAAAAAATAA
- a CDS encoding deoxyguanosinetriphosphate triphosphohydrolase, producing MNWEQLLSARRSRGSSGKHKYVRNTDLRSEFEKDYHRIIGSASFRRLQDKTQVFPLDKSDFIRTRLTHSLEVSSFAKSLGQNIGENILVYKKDSGFTPRMKEDICSILQCAGLIHDIGNPPFGHFGEVEIREWFERNLPVLTYKGRPIDQVLTPQMREDFYHFEGNAQALRLVSKLHFLVDERGMNLTYALLNTIIKYPVASTQIDPKSGNIKDKKIGYYYADREIFREIQEETGTDGCRHPLTFILEAADDIAYKTADIEDAFVKGFISYHTLLEELKELQEKYAPQEGGSFFPADKLEELYLRGRERHVEDPEEYAIKNWIVRVQGFLINCATFGFTSNYNAIMKGEYRYDLFHRTFGEKLMDLLGDLAFRKVFTSDAIYRMEVAESAMIDFLMDKFIRAVIRYDVPGEKLGTIENRMVSFISSNYKNAYHYHAQGKSEEEKLYLRLLLVTDYICGMTDSYAKRLYQEIKAIV from the coding sequence ATGAACTGGGAACAATTATTGTCCGCCAGAAGAAGCCGGGGCAGTTCCGGGAAACATAAATACGTAAGGAATACCGACCTGCGGAGTGAGTTTGAGAAGGACTACCACCGGATCATCGGGAGCGCTTCCTTCCGGAGACTTCAGGATAAGACCCAGGTATTTCCCCTGGATAAAAGCGATTTTATCCGGACAAGGCTGACCCATTCTCTGGAGGTGTCGTCGTTTGCCAAGTCGCTGGGACAGAACATCGGGGAAAATATCCTGGTATATAAGAAGGACAGCGGGTTCACGCCCAGGATGAAAGAGGATATCTGCAGCATCCTTCAGTGCGCGGGGCTGATCCATGATATTGGGAATCCGCCCTTTGGTCATTTCGGCGAGGTGGAGATCCGGGAATGGTTTGAGCGGAATCTGCCTGTGCTGACTTATAAGGGCAGACCTATCGACCAGGTGCTGACGCCCCAGATGCGGGAGGACTTCTATCATTTTGAAGGAAATGCCCAGGCGCTGCGGCTGGTGTCCAAGCTTCATTTCCTGGTGGATGAGCGGGGAATGAACCTGACCTACGCCCTTTTGAATACCATCATCAAATATCCGGTGGCATCCACCCAGATCGATCCAAAGTCAGGGAATATCAAGGATAAGAAGATCGGTTATTACTACGCGGACCGGGAGATCTTCCGGGAAATTCAGGAGGAAACCGGAACCGACGGCTGCCGGCACCCGCTTACCTTTATCCTGGAGGCGGCGGACGACATTGCCTATAAGACGGCGGATATTGAAGACGCCTTTGTAAAGGGATTTATCAGTTATCATACACTGCTGGAGGAGCTTAAGGAGCTCCAGGAGAAATACGCGCCCCAGGAGGGAGGATCCTTCTTTCCGGCGGACAAGCTGGAGGAACTGTATCTGCGGGGCAGAGAGCGGCATGTGGAAGATCCGGAGGAATACGCCATCAAGAACTGGATCGTGCGGGTGCAGGGATTCCTTATCAACTGCGCCACCTTTGGATTTACGTCCAATTACAATGCCATCATGAAAGGGGAATACCGGTACGACCTTTTCCACCGGACCTTCGGGGAGAAGCTGATGGATCTGCTGGGAGATCTGGCGTTCCGCAAGGTATTTACCTCAGACGCTATCTACCGGATGGAGGTGGCGGAGTCCGCCATGATCGATTTCCTGATGGATAAATTCATCCGGGCGGTGATCCGTTACGATGTGCCCGGGGAGAAGCTGGGGACGATCGAGAATCGGATGGTTTCCTTTATCTCCAGCAATTACAAGAATGCCTATCATTATCACGCGCAGGGAAAGAGCGAGGAGGAAAAGCTGTATCTGCGGCTTCTCCTGGTGACGGATTATATCTGCGGGATGACGGACAGCTACGCCAAGCGTCTGTATCAGGAGATCAAAGCCATCGTATAG
- a CDS encoding DUF6128 domain-containing protein: MKQFIRYLYEYEQGKRVRNVGFVRVEQTEEATLVHIHGKGLRIAGNRQLGLYLFYETDKECVGIPQGILENVNPAVNYRLRFTREDTGVPENYARIDGVILEAEGGRRYAAVWDDMPVDVNGMKVWEEAPEEVAPEPEEASVEGQEKPVSGQSTRCSGRRIQRKDLAELPRCEWRWSNNSFLLHGYYNYRHLLLIEDGEQLKLGVPGIYHEKEANAARAFGFGEFIPAERISDLPAQEDQEEEEFGYWCVPVRR, encoded by the coding sequence TTGAAACAATTTATCCGTTATCTGTATGAGTACGAGCAGGGAAAGAGAGTCCGCAATGTAGGGTTTGTAAGGGTAGAGCAGACGGAAGAAGCAACCCTGGTCCATATCCATGGGAAGGGACTGCGGATCGCCGGGAACCGGCAGCTTGGGCTCTACCTTTTTTATGAGACAGATAAGGAATGCGTGGGGATTCCCCAGGGGATCCTGGAAAATGTGAATCCGGCGGTGAACTACCGGCTTCGCTTTACCAGGGAAGATACCGGAGTTCCGGAGAATTATGCCCGGATCGACGGAGTGATCCTGGAGGCGGAGGGCGGACGGCGGTACGCCGCGGTGTGGGACGACATGCCGGTGGATGTCAACGGGATGAAAGTCTGGGAGGAGGCTCCAGAGGAAGTGGCGCCTGAGCCGGAGGAGGCTTCTGTGGAAGGCCAGGAAAAGCCGGTATCCGGGCAGAGCACGCGCTGCAGCGGCCGCAGGATCCAGCGGAAAGACCTGGCGGAACTGCCCCGGTGCGAGTGGAGATGGTCCAACAACAGCTTCCTGCTCCACGGATATTATAATTACCGGCATCTGTTACTGATCGAAGACGGAGAGCAGCTGAAACTGGGGGTTCCCGGAATCTATCATGAGAAGGAGGCCAACGCCGCCCGGGCGTTTGGATTTGGAGAGTTTATACCGGCGGAAAGGATCTCTGATCTGCCGGCGCAGGAAGACCAGGAGGAAGAGGAGTTCGGTTACTGGTGTGTTCCGGTGCGAAGATAG
- the tadA gene encoding tRNA adenosine(34) deaminase TadA, translating to MDTDEKYMREAIRQAKKAYAIGEVPIGCVIVYQDKIIGRGYNRRTIDKNTLSHAELTAIRKASRKMGDWRLEGCTLYVTLEPCQMCSGAIVQSRMDRVVIGCMNPKAGCAGSILNLLQMEEFNHQVDITTGVLGEECSQMMKAFFRELREKKRRD from the coding sequence ATGGATACAGATGAGAAATACATGCGGGAAGCCATACGGCAGGCGAAGAAAGCCTATGCTATCGGAGAGGTGCCCATCGGCTGTGTGATCGTATATCAGGATAAGATCATCGGGCGGGGATACAACCGGCGCACCATTGACAAGAACACCCTGTCCCATGCGGAACTGACGGCCATCCGGAAGGCCAGCAGGAAGATGGGGGACTGGCGGCTGGAAGGGTGCACGCTGTATGTGACCCTGGAGCCCTGTCAGATGTGTTCCGGCGCCATCGTCCAGTCCCGGATGGACAGGGTAGTGATCGGCTGTATGAACCCCAAGGCCGGCTGCGCGGGTTCCATCCTGAATCTGCTGCAGATGGAGGAGTTCAACCATCAGGTGGATATTACGACCGGGGTCCTGGGAGAGGAGTGCAGCCAGATGATGAAGGCGTTCTTCCGGGAATTGCGGGAGAAAAAAAGAAGGGATTGA